A part of Nitrososphaerota archaeon genomic DNA contains:
- a CDS encoding DUF47 family protein: protein MVFPIDREEEIHSRLISLIQDQIRKVVETVKSLSLLIESSVYMQSEKIIEEKYLTVIKNEEEAKNVKRQIEEEITKVGAILPNREDFLRLSDQIDKMADLSEGTAFRVLSFVKAQLKADKDILEKINELGNLVLKVVTKLREALLVVTLDAETFNARIKETEKAEKDVDEFYRNLSVTILQRNLKIAPMLLIREIASMLEDISDEAESAANTLRALSLILL from the coding sequence ATGGTTTTTCCAATAGATAGGGAAGAAGAAATACATTCTAGACTTATATCCCTTATTCAAGATCAAATTAGAAAAGTAGTTGAGACAGTTAAATCTTTATCTTTACTTATTGAAAGTTCAGTATATATGCAAAGTGAAAAAATTATAGAAGAAAAATATTTAACTGTTATAAAAAATGAAGAAGAAGCAAAAAATGTGAAAAGACAAATAGAAGAGGAAATAACTAAAGTAGGTGCAATACTTCCAAATAGGGAAGACTTTCTAAGACTTTCAGATCAAATAGATAAAATGGCAGATCTTTCAGAAGGAACGGCTTTTAGAGTATTAAGTTTTGTAAAAGCTCAATTAAAAGCTGATAAAGATATTTTAGAAAAAATAAATGAGCTTGGTAATCTTGTTTTAAAAGTTGTTACAAAGCTTAGAGAAGCTTTACTTGTCGTAACACTTGATGCTGAAACTTTTAATGCAAGAATAAAAGAAACAGAAAAAGCTGAGAAAGATGTAGATGAATTTTATAGAAATTTATCAGTAACAATTCTTCAAAGAAATTTAAAAATAGCACCAATGCTTCTTATAAGAGAAATAGCATCAATGCTTGAAGATATTTCAGATGAAGCTGAATCAGCTGCAAATACTTTAAGAGCTCTTTCATTAATACTTCTTTAA
- the endA gene encoding tRNA-intron lyase, which produces MEAQLIEGNIIVWDIEKGRELYKNGFYGKPLGIPKPKTPDFNAPLILDLIEAVYLVEKNILSIFQGDKKLTIEELIEYGTKNYELFLIKYLVYKDLRERGFVVTPGIKFGSDFAVYKYGPGIDHAPFIVQVKKPEDEISALEIIRAGRLATTVKKHFTLAIPNLSTKEVDYLIFSWWRP; this is translated from the coding sequence ATTGAAGCTCAATTAATTGAAGGTAATATAATTGTTTGGGATATAGAAAAAGGTAGAGAACTTTATAAAAATGGTTTTTATGGAAAGCCTTTAGGTATTCCAAAACCAAAAACACCAGATTTTAATGCTCCTTTAATACTTGATTTAATAGAAGCAGTTTATTTAGTTGAAAAAAATATTTTATCAATATTTCAAGGGGATAAAAAATTAACTATAGAAGAATTAATAGAATATGGAACGAAAAATTATGAATTATTTTTAATAAAATATCTTGTTTATAAAGATTTAAGAGAAAGAGGGTTCGTAGTTACTCCTGGAATAAAATTTGGAAGTGATTTTGCAGTATATAAATATGGACCAGGGATAGATCATGCACCTTTCATAGTTCAGGTAAAAAAACCTGAAGATGAAATTTCTGCTCTTGAAATAATTAGAGCAGGTAGACTTGCAACTACTGTTAAAAAACATTTTACTTTAGCAATACCAAATTTATCAACAAAAGAAGTAGATTATTTAATATTTTCATGGTGGCGTCCTTAA
- the lysS gene encoding lysine--tRNA ligase, with amino-acid sequence MKIKKNLQNNIQLFWADEIAENILKEYPKEETIIVKAGASPSGAKHIGNLNDVLRGFFVVEVLKSKNVNVRHIHTCDDRDPLRKIPNKVPDRDGRWYEFSEKEIKYLKKYIGFPYVNIPDPFGCCENWARHFNNIWLDGIKALGVDIENYNNDDLYKEGLFDPIIKEILLKINEAREIISKFQENIPKDYVPFIAICENCGKLTGKITNFNLEEKILEYECIDRKLAGEYLIKGCGHKGITNFRGGKLPWRFEWPSQWKLFNVHFEPFGKDHYEGSWPSGKEICIKILNHKPPLPYVYEFFLVNGEKMSSRLGNVYITQDLLKILEPEVILYFYSKNPEKQRNLDLSNLNLLVDEFDRMEKVFYEEIEPANEREYKLAKRIYPIVMKNRVRKIRISYTHAATIAQLKMSREQIINALIRSKMVNPNITQEEIDYIIERIEISGEWIRKYANEKYKIKLLEKIPIEELNISNDMKKALEELSKYIEIESDGEKIHSKIFSIAKEYGINPSDFFKIIYRLFLGKNEGPRLGPFLAILDKNFVINRLRLIE; translated from the coding sequence GTGAAAATTAAAAAGAATTTACAAAATAATATTCAATTATTTTGGGCAGATGAAATAGCTGAAAATATATTAAAAGAGTACCCAAAAGAAGAAACTATTATAGTTAAAGCAGGAGCTTCTCCATCAGGAGCAAAACATATAGGAAATTTAAATGATGTATTAAGAGGTTTTTTTGTAGTTGAAGTATTAAAATCTAAGAATGTAAATGTTAGACACATACATACTTGTGATGATAGAGACCCTCTTAGAAAAATACCTAATAAAGTACCTGATAGAGATGGTAGATGGTATGAATTTTCTGAAAAAGAGATAAAATATTTAAAAAAATATATTGGATTTCCATATGTAAATATTCCTGATCCATTTGGATGTTGTGAAAATTGGGCAAGACATTTTAATAATATATGGTTAGATGGTATAAAAGCATTAGGAGTAGATATAGAAAATTATAATAATGATGATTTATATAAAGAAGGTTTATTCGATCCTATTATAAAAGAAATTCTTTTAAAAATTAATGAAGCAAGAGAAATAATATCTAAATTTCAAGAAAATATTCCTAAAGATTATGTACCATTTATTGCAATATGTGAAAATTGTGGAAAATTAACTGGAAAAATAACCAATTTCAATTTGGAAGAAAAAATTTTAGAGTATGAGTGTATTGATAGGAAATTGGCTGGAGAATATTTAATAAAAGGATGCGGACATAAAGGAATTACAAATTTTAGAGGGGGAAAACTTCCATGGAGATTTGAATGGCCTAGTCAATGGAAATTATTCAATGTACATTTTGAACCATTTGGTAAAGATCATTATGAAGGATCATGGCCATCTGGAAAAGAAATTTGTATTAAAATACTTAATCACAAACCACCTTTACCATATGTATATGAATTCTTTTTAGTTAATGGAGAAAAAATGTCTAGTAGATTAGGAAATGTATATATTACTCAAGATTTACTTAAAATTCTTGAACCAGAAGTAATATTATATTTTTATTCTAAAAATCCTGAAAAACAAAGAAATTTAGATTTATCGAATTTGAATTTACTTGTAGATGAATTTGATAGAATGGAAAAAGTATTTTATGAAGAAATAGAACCTGCAAATGAAAGAGAGTATAAATTAGCTAAAAGAATATATCCCATTGTTATGAAAAATAGAGTTCGTAAGATAAGAATTTCATATACTCATGCTGCAACTATTGCTCAATTAAAAATGTCAAGAGAACAAATAATAAATGCACTTATAAGGAGTAAAATGGTTAATCCTAATATTACACAAGAAGAAATAGATTATATAATTGAGAGGATTGAGATTTCTGGAGAATGGATTAGGAAATATGCAAATGAAAAATATAAAATTAAATTATTAGAAAAAATTCCAATTGAAGAATTAAATATATCAAACGATATGAAGAAAGCTCTTGAAGAATTATCTAAATATATTGAAATAGAAAGTGATGGTGAAAAAATTCATAGTAAAATATTTTCTATAGCAAAGGAATATGGAATTAATCCAAGTGATTTCTTTAAAATAATTTATAGATTGTTTCTTGGGAAGAATGAAGGGCCACGTTTAGGGCCATTCCTAGCAATTTTAGATAAAAATTTTGTTATAAATAGGCTTAGACTTATTGAATAG
- a CDS encoding ThiF family adenylyltransferase: MSSMERYDRQIIIEGWDQNKVSSAKILIVGVGATGCEVAKNLALVGIGKLILVDMDVIELSNLSRQMLFHKGDIGKPKAEVAKKRIKRMNPYVKVESYNIDVHFLEGKIFEEVDVICSCVDNWPTRRWLNSLAVELNKPLVDGAMEGFYGNVQVVIPGVTSCIECHGENLIPNEVQLAECTLKRRTPKDLFNDLIQQGLEIDFEMVSKIFDSGFKTIYDIKYASMEHLKKIDEESRNFILNLQEKLKPKLPALQTIAATIAGIQSQEVLKIIHKESIGEIIKGLLVYDSKANSFSIIDLEKNENCFVCGKAFRTGYVEFRVSLNETILDLKERIAKSFSLPDPEIQYKTKLLRDDQKLSELNIKNGDFMHINTTRRFSPLTIKIIIED; this comes from the coding sequence ATGTCATCTATGGAAAGATATGATAGACAAATTATTATTGAAGGTTGGGATCAAAATAAAGTAAGTTCAGCTAAAATATTAATTGTAGGTGTAGGAGCTACAGGATGTGAAGTAGCTAAAAATCTTGCTTTAGTTGGCATAGGTAAATTAATTCTTGTTGATATGGATGTTATTGAATTATCAAATTTAAGTAGACAAATGCTTTTTCATAAAGGAGATATAGGTAAACCAAAAGCAGAAGTAGCTAAAAAAAGAATTAAAAGAATGAATCCGTATGTTAAAGTTGAATCATATAATATAGATGTGCATTTTCTTGAAGGTAAAATTTTTGAAGAAGTGGATGTTATATGTTCTTGTGTTGATAATTGGCCTACTAGAAGATGGTTAAATTCCTTAGCTGTAGAATTAAATAAGCCATTAGTAGATGGAGCAATGGAAGGTTTTTATGGAAATGTTCAAGTTGTTATTCCTGGAGTAACTTCATGCATTGAATGCCATGGAGAAAATTTAATTCCAAATGAAGTTCAATTAGCTGAATGCACTTTGAAAAGAAGAACACCAAAAGATTTATTCAACGATTTAATTCAACAAGGCTTAGAAATAGATTTTGAGATGGTCTCAAAAATTTTCGATAGTGGCTTTAAAACTATATATGATATTAAATATGCTTCTATGGAACATCTTAAAAAAATTGATGAAGAATCAAGAAATTTTATATTAAACCTACAAGAAAAACTTAAACCTAAGCTTCCTGCTCTTCAAACAATTGCTGCAACAATTGCTGGTATACAATCACAAGAGGTTCTTAAAATTATTCATAAAGAAAGTATTGGTGAAATAATTAAAGGATTATTGGTTTATGATTCTAAAGCAAATTCATTTTCAATAATCGATCTTGAAAAAAATGAGAATTGTTTTGTATGTGGAAAAGCTTTTAGAACAGGATATGTTGAATTTAGAGTTTCTCTTAATGAAACAATTCTAGATTTAAAAGAAAGAATAGCAAAATCTTTTAGTTTACCAGACCCAGAAATACAATATAAAACAAAACTTTTAAGAGATGATCAAAAGCTTTCAGAATTAAATATTAAAAATGGAGATTTCATGCATATAAATACAACAAGAAGATTTTCTCCTCTTACAATTAAAATTATTATTGAAGATTAA
- a CDS encoding ubiquitin-like domain-containing protein: protein MKIKVIPAVGGGSPLELEVSPEATIGAIKAKVCAIKRLPPDTTRLTYRGRAVKDTDTLANLGVSEGDKLVLITRTVGGFINANCRAP from the coding sequence ATGAAAATAAAAGTTATTCCAGCAGTAGGTGGAGGTAGTCCATTAGAATTAGAAGTTTCTCCAGAAGCTACTATTGGAGCTATAAAAGCTAAAGTTTGCGCTATTAAACGTCTTCCACCAGATACAACTAGATTAACTTATAGAGGTAGAGCTGTAAAAGATACCGACACTCTTGCAAATTTAGGAGTTTCAGAAGGGGATAAATTAGTTTTGATAACAAGAACTGTAGGGGGCTTTATTAATGCAAACTGCAGAGCTCCCTGA
- a CDS encoding ubiquitin-conjugating enzyme E2, with protein MQTAELPEIMWEKRLALEYKLMRENEPLFDIVDNDLTHYMGVIVGSGIYENGYFRVEIIVPRSFPFTPPEIIWHTRIWHPNFSDEQPARICESLLKADWSPSIHLFSIIETLRNLLNEPNPDDPLNSIAAMELKYNPEIFKAHVRQYILAFAREEQAFI; from the coding sequence ATGCAAACTGCAGAGCTCCCTGAAATAATGTGGGAGAAAAGACTTGCATTAGAATATAAATTAATGAGAGAAAATGAACCATTATTTGATATAGTTGATAATGATTTAACTCATTATATGGGTGTTATAGTAGGCTCAGGAATATATGAAAATGGATACTTCAGAGTAGAAATCATTGTACCTAGATCTTTTCCATTTACTCCACCAGAAATTATTTGGCATACAAGAATATGGCATCCTAATTTTTCTGATGAACAACCGGCTAGAATATGCGAATCTCTTTTAAAAGCAGATTGGTCCCCCTCAATTCATCTTTTTTCAATTATAGAAACTTTAAGAAATTTACTTAATGAACCTAATCCAGATGATCCATTAAATTCTATTGCTGCTATGGAATTAAAATATAATCCAGAAATTTTTAAAGCACATGTTAGACAATATATTCTTGCTTTTGCAAGAGAAGAACAGGCTTTTATTTAA
- a CDS encoding RING finger domain-containing protein gives MKIILKEGRSLGFWDWTIKKKAFIKEELKCVICMLEINPNDSIYKCPNCGAIGHRACFLEWNRLRGTCPICRRSILEVVV, from the coding sequence ATGAAGATTATTTTAAAAGAAGGGAGAAGTTTAGGTTTTTGGGATTGGACTATTAAAAAAAAGGCTTTTATTAAAGAAGAATTAAAATGTGTTATATGCATGTTAGAAATAAATCCTAATGATAGCATATATAAATGTCCAAATTGTGGAGCAATAGGGCATCGTGCATGTTTCCTTGAATGGAATAGATTAAGAGGAACATGTCCTATATGTAGAAGATCTATTCTTGAGGTGGTTGTTTAA
- the glyS gene encoding glycine--tRNA ligase, which produces MNKESKDKFLSLLKRRGFLWPSYEIYGGLAGFITYGPLGVKLKRKIEDLWRNIFIKKHGFIEIDAPTIGPIEMYEATGFLESFKDKVGTCIKCNRKWRIDHLIEEQTKIPSLEIEKLPIEKIQEIIENENVKCPICGGEIRNISFHSLMFKTTVGPFEDRIDFLRPETAQGIFTEFIKEYELSRKKLPIGVAQIGKCFRNEISPRQGPIRLREFTIMELELMFDPENPECPYLKEVINEKVKVLTASQRLNNINEPKEYSLEELISNKIVKQDWQAYFMYLSNKFINMLGIPNDKTFFLEKLPEERAHYAQQVFDQLVYSEIWGWIEVSGHAYRSDFDLSRHSLKSGIELKAFRKYSIPKKVKKINIKPNIKKIKEFFGDKSSIILSKLSNIDNKEIEEKINKNGYIKIDDIVLSKELFEIIEIEETLHGESFIPHVVEPSFGVDRVTYITLEYAYSEKENRIVMNIPKEVAPIEIAVFPLLESKNLIEKSIEIYNLIMENGFEAIYDESGYIGRRYMRADEQGIPICITIDHQTIEDNTVTFRDRNTWLQKRVPIKDIIKELNIIFKRERHL; this is translated from the coding sequence TTGAATAAAGAAAGCAAAGATAAATTCCTATCTCTTTTAAAAAGAAGAGGCTTCCTTTGGCCTTCTTATGAAATTTATGGTGGATTAGCAGGATTTATAACATATGGTCCTTTAGGAGTTAAATTGAAGAGAAAAATAGAAGATTTATGGCGTAATATTTTTATTAAAAAGCATGGATTTATTGAAATAGATGCTCCAACTATTGGACCAATTGAAATGTATGAAGCAACAGGCTTTTTAGAATCTTTTAAAGATAAAGTAGGTACTTGTATTAAATGTAATAGAAAATGGAGAATTGATCATTTAATTGAAGAACAAACAAAAATACCTTCTTTAGAAATTGAAAAATTACCTATTGAAAAAATACAAGAAATTATAGAAAATGAAAATGTTAAATGTCCAATTTGTGGAGGAGAAATAAGAAATATTTCATTCCATAGCTTAATGTTTAAAACTACTGTAGGGCCATTTGAAGATAGGATAGATTTTTTAAGACCAGAAACCGCGCAAGGTATTTTTACAGAATTTATAAAAGAATATGAATTATCTAGAAAAAAACTTCCGATAGGAGTAGCTCAAATAGGTAAGTGTTTTAGAAATGAGATTTCTCCAAGACAAGGACCAATACGTTTAAGAGAATTTACAATAATGGAATTAGAATTAATGTTTGATCCTGAAAATCCTGAATGTCCATATCTAAAAGAAGTAATAAATGAGAAAGTAAAAGTTCTTACAGCTTCTCAAAGATTAAACAATATTAATGAACCTAAAGAATATTCTTTAGAAGAATTAATTTCTAATAAAATTGTTAAACAAGATTGGCAAGCATACTTTATGTATTTATCAAATAAATTCATTAATATGCTTGGTATTCCAAATGATAAAACATTCTTTTTAGAAAAACTTCCAGAAGAAAGAGCTCATTATGCACAACAAGTATTTGATCAACTTGTTTATAGTGAGATATGGGGATGGATTGAAGTTTCTGGCCATGCATATAGAAGCGATTTTGATTTATCCCGTCATTCTTTAAAAAGCGGAATTGAATTGAAAGCTTTTAGAAAATATTCTATTCCTAAAAAAGTTAAGAAAATTAATATTAAACCTAATATTAAAAAAATCAAAGAATTTTTTGGAGATAAATCAAGTATAATTTTATCAAAATTAAGTAATATTGATAATAAAGAAATTGAAGAAAAAATTAATAAAAATGGATATATAAAAATTGATGATATTGTTTTATCTAAAGAATTATTCGAAATTATAGAAATAGAAGAAACTTTACATGGAGAAAGCTTTATTCCACATGTTGTTGAACCATCTTTTGGAGTTGATAGAGTTACTTATATTACTTTAGAATATGCTTATAGTGAAAAGGAAAATAGAATAGTAATGAATATTCCTAAAGAAGTAGCTCCTATAGAAATTGCAGTATTTCCTTTATTAGAATCAAAAAATCTTATTGAAAAATCCATTGAAATCTATAATTTAATTATGGAAAATGGTTTTGAAGCTATATATGATGAATCTGGATATATTGGTAGAAGATATATGAGAGCTGATGAACAAGGGATACCTATTTGTATTACAATAGATCATCAAACTATTGAAGATAATACTGTAACTTTTAGAGATAGAAATACATGGCTTCAAAAAAGGGTTCCTATAAAAGATATTATAAAAGAATTAAATATTATTTTTAAGAGAGAAAGACATTTATAA
- a CDS encoding RING finger protein has translation MYWSIEEAESRLFRMGSLTAIIGAVHIFSLILNWYVYTSDSIQSIAIQGYMINEVLFLSVFGGVLAGLAALSTFLTKKLSQMKNVEAFCAFVGGIIALISPIYMIFIKIPKLGTGYYDVGLFISILSAISLLISGIIISFIPTRFEVIPAPAPSTTLPTGIPSPTPQTLTQIPRQTTVMIPTDDFPIGAMCTICLQPLEVGSTAKCKACGALFHQGCIDAWVELNRVCPNCNTPVEYYSIE, from the coding sequence ATGTATTGGAGTATTGAAGAAGCTGAATCTAGATTATTTAGAATGGGTTCTCTTACAGCTATAATTGGAGCTGTACATATTTTTTCACTTATTTTAAATTGGTATGTTTATACAAGCGATAGTATTCAATCTATTGCAATTCAAGGATATATGATTAATGAAGTTTTATTTTTATCTGTTTTTGGTGGAGTTTTAGCTGGTTTAGCTGCTCTTTCAACATTTTTAACAAAAAAATTATCTCAAATGAAGAATGTTGAAGCATTTTGCGCATTTGTAGGAGGAATTATAGCTTTAATATCTCCTATATATATGATATTTATAAAAATACCTAAACTTGGAACAGGATATTATGATGTAGGTTTATTCATTTCTATACTTTCTGCAATTAGCTTATTAATTTCAGGCATAATAATATCTTTTATACCAACAAGATTCGAAGTAATACCTGCACCTGCTCCAAGTACAACTTTGCCTACTGGAATTCCTTCTCCAACTCCTCAAACTCTTACTCAAATTCCTAGACAAACTACTGTAATGATTCCTACTGATGATTTTCCAATAGGTGCTATGTGTACAATTTGTCTTCAACCACTTGAAGTTGGCTCAACTGCTAAATGTAAAGCTTGTGGAGCATTATTCCATCAAGGATGTATAGATGCATGGGTTGAATTAAATAGAGTTTGTCCAAATTGTAATACTCCTGTTGAATATTATTCAATAGAGTAG
- a CDS encoding Mov34/MPN/PAD-1 family protein has protein sequence MKARIYPLALGKILKHSLTNLEREVIGLLIGKMQGQVLEIWDAVTGEQYGKQGFVELNEEIQAQIAEKLQKEKKGLTIVGWYHSHPGLGVFLSGTDISTQKIYQKLYPKAVALVIDPLLYSKTKEIMDIKFKIFRIGKNDRVITVPTTIGIRKSKLLESTIYAMDTLDLRHIIDIDSNQDALKVDKNYKINDNDVNKYFLKEINNIEYFPNSFKKYILLKISKIFSKIKFEKADKNYMFLLIKFLSIALIITFIIIIIKSFILSIP, from the coding sequence TTGAAAGCAAGAATTTATCCTCTTGCATTAGGTAAAATATTAAAACATTCTTTAACAAATTTAGAAAGAGAAGTAATAGGATTACTTATTGGGAAAATGCAAGGACAAGTTTTAGAAATATGGGATGCAGTAACTGGAGAACAATATGGAAAGCAAGGATTTGTAGAATTAAATGAGGAAATTCAAGCACAAATTGCTGAAAAATTGCAAAAAGAAAAAAAAGGATTAACTATTGTTGGTTGGTATCATTCTCATCCAGGTTTAGGTGTATTTCTTTCAGGAACAGATATTTCTACTCAAAAAATTTATCAAAAACTTTATCCTAAAGCAGTAGCTTTAGTTATTGATCCATTATTATATAGTAAAACAAAAGAAATTATGGATATAAAATTTAAAATATTTAGAATTGGAAAAAATGATAGAGTAATTACTGTACCTACTACTATTGGAATAAGAAAGTCAAAACTTTTAGAAAGTACTATATATGCAATGGATACGCTTGATTTAAGACATATAATAGATATAGATTCTAATCAAGATGCTTTAAAAGTTGATAAAAATTATAAGATAAATGATAATGATGTGAATAAATATTTTTTAAAGGAAATTAATAATATAGAATATTTTCCTAATTCTTTTAAAAAATATATTTTATTAAAAATTTCAAAAATTTTTTCAAAAATAAAATTCGAAAAAGCAGATAAAAATTATATGTTTTTATTAATTAAATTTTTAAGTATAGCTTTGATAATAACATTCATAATAATTATTATTAAAAGTTTTATTTTAAGTATTCCATGA